The Nerophis ophidion isolate RoL-2023_Sa linkage group LG07, RoL_Noph_v1.0, whole genome shotgun sequence genome contains a region encoding:
- the p3h4 gene encoding endoplasmic reticulum protein SC65, with the protein MLPHSEAVAAASASAFLVLLLCAAAEAQYEKYSFKSFPAADVVPLDAAYNYALEQYAAHNWAESIKYLELSLRLHRLLRDSETFCGRNCSAVSRAKEEEEEEDGSLRVVRHILLRAACLKKCKANLAVFTLAHPRRDVLESFEKRTPYRYIQYAYYQLNNVEKAVSAAHTFLKKNPDDPSLKKNMKHYKTLMDVDEHLIDHEEQPYESVFVKSVTLYNNGDFSSSARHMENAISAYMDAYALCLDGCDGSYEILEFKDFYPTLADLYLEALKCKVGCEGRLTPTVGGFLVDKFVATMYHYLQFSYYKLNDVKSAAPCAASYMLFDPNDQVMRQNVDYYSFYREQWGLQESDFQPRPEALVYYKRTTKQKEMLQFALNYLQTDEEGEVSDEQADASRAQHPDVEFEGVGDYEESILSEWWQEPKTKWDTGEVAE; encoded by the exons ATGCTCCCGCACAGCGAGGCGGTGGCGGCGGCTTCTGCTTCGGCcttcctcgtcctcctcctctgcgCGGCGGCGGAGGCCCAGTACGAGAAGTACAGCTTCAAGAGTTTCCCCGCCGCGGACGTGGTGCCGCTGGACGCCGCCTACAACTACGCGCTGGAACAGTACGCGGCGCACAACTGGGCGGAGAGCATCAAGTACTTGGAGCTCAGCCTCAGGCTCCACCGGCTGCTGCGGGACAGCGAGACCTTCTGCGGCCGCAACTGCAGCGCCGTGAGCCGggcgaaggaggaggaggaggaggaggacggcAGCCTGCGCGTCGTGCGCCACATCCTGCTGAGGGCGGCTTGCTTGAAGAAGTGCAAGGCCAACTTGGCGGTGTTTACACTCGCACATCCGCGCAGGGACGTGCTGGAGAGCTTCGAGAAAAGAACCCCGTATCGATACATCCAGTATGCCTACTACCAG CTCAACAACGTGGAGAAGGCGGTGTCCGCGGCCCACACCTTCCTGAAAAAGAACCCCGATGACCCCTCCCTCAAAAAAAACATGAAGCACTACAAGACGCTGATGGACGTGGACGAGCATCTCATCGACCACGAGGAGCAGCCCTACGAG AGTGTGTTTGTGAAGAGTGTGACGCTCTACAACAACGGCGACTTCAGCAGCAGCGCTCGCCACATGGAGAACGCCATCAGCGCCTACATGGACGCCTACGCTCTGTGCCTGGACGGCTGTGACGGCTCCTACGAGATTTTAGAGTTCAAGGATTTCTATCCCACGCTGGCAG ATCTATACTTGGAGGCGCTGAAATGCAAGGTGGGCTGTGAGGGGCGTCTGACCCCCACTGTTGGCGGCTTCTTGGTGGACAAGTTTGTGGCCACCATGTATCACTACCTCCAGTTTTCTTATTACAAAC TAAACGACGTGAAGAGCGCCGCCCCGTGTGCCGCCAGCTACATGCTCTTTGACCCCAACGACCAGGTGATGCGGCAGAACGTGGACTACTACAGTTTCTACCGGGAGCAGTGGGGCCTGCAAGAGTCCGACTTCCAGCCGCGGCCT GAAGCGTTGGTGTACTACAAGCGGACCACCAAGCAGAAGGAGATGCTGCAGTTTGCGCTCAACTACCTTCAAACAGACGAGGAG GGCGAGGTGAGTGACGAGCAGGCCGACGCCTCCCGAGCGCAGCATCCCGACGTGGAGTTTGAGGGTGTGGGCGACTACGAGGAGTCCATCCTGTCCGAGTGGTGGCAGGAGCCTAAAACTAAATGGGACACGGGCGAGGTGGCGGAATGA